GCAGGCCTCGACGCACAGCCCGCAGCCGGTGCAGAGGTCCGGCTTGATCTCATAGGCCTTTCCCTTCAAGCTGATGGCCCCCGCCGGGCAGACCTCCGCACACTTCCCGCACTGGTCACAGACCACGATCTGGTACTTGCCGGGGCTTGGGAAGCGGCCGCGAATCCTGATGGCCGACTTCTTGGGGTTCTGCTCCCCCAGGTTGTGTAGGGCGCAGATCATCTCGCAGACCCGGCACCCCGAACACAGGTCTTCGACCAATTTCAGCTTCAACCCCTTGGTCCTCCCTTCTGGCCGCGTTGGTGGCGGTCAAACGACGGACGGTTCGCGGATCAACTCCCCCCGGACGAACCTATCCAGGGTCAACATTGACACGTCAAGGCTGGTCTTCAGGCCGAGGATCAGCTCGGCCAAGAGGATGCCGGTCATCGGCGCCAGCATGAAACCGTGACCGGAGAAGCCGATGGCTTGGAAGAACCCCGGAACCTCGGAGACCTCGCCCAGGATCGGCTGGGCGTCTGGAGTCATGTTATAGAGGCCCGACCACTGTCTGACCACCCTGACCTCTCTTAGGATCGGCATGATCTCGGTGACCTTGGCCGCCACGTCCTCGAGGAATGACCAGGAGTGACCGATGTCGAAGCCCCTCGGCTCGTGCGGGTCGCCGACCCCCATGATGAAACTCCCGTGGG
The nucleotide sequence above comes from Bacillota bacterium. Encoded proteins:
- a CDS encoding 4Fe-4S binding protein, yielding MKLKLVEDLCSGCRVCEMICALHNLGEQNPKKSAIRIRGRFPSPGKYQIVVCDQCGKCAEVCPAGAISLKGKAYEIKPDLCTGCGLCVEACESKTLFTHSDRVAPIKCVLCGECVRLCPRNAILDLDGEIVAPK